The genomic interval ATTTTTTATTCTCCCATCCCGGAAAAGCTAATTTTCCCTCCAGTATATTTAAGATTTTAGTTACTATAGAGACAATGGTCAAATAGATTATTCCGATTACTAAAAAAACTTCGGTATAAACAAATATCTGGATATCACAATCTTACCTACTCTGGTTAGCTCAATACAGGTTACTATAAAAGCCAGGGAAGAATAATTTTAAGCAATCTTTTTCACTTCAGGATATTCTATATTGTAACATTAAACTGGGGATATAAGATAGAAATATCTTATATCCCCAACATAATCTATTATTATTCTAATATAGATATAGATTATTTATAGTGTAATATTTTTTACTAATTCAATTTTTATTCAGACTGGAAATATTTAGCCTTTAACTCTTCCCATTTTGGTGAACGCATAATCCGTTTTAGACCCTCATTAATCAGATCTAATAATTCATTATCATCTTTTCTGATAGCCACACCATATTCCTCACCAGTTTTAATGGTGCCCACTATTTTTATAACCATACCTTTGCGAATGGCATCCTCCACCATTACATCATCCATCATAGCAGCATCAATCCTCTTATTCAGGAGATCTTGTACCGCTAAAGAAAAGCCTTCATACAATTTCAGTCTCTCTTTTGGGAATAATCCGGTGGCAATCAGATTATCTTCAATCCATATGGCAGCAGTACATCCGCGCTGAGTACCTACCAGATAATCACCCATAAAGGCAGCAATGGCACTCAGGTCTGAATCTATTGTTACACAGATTGCCTGATCTATCGACCAGTAAGGAAGGGAAAAATTAACTTTCTCTTTTCTCTCTTCAGTAATACTCATGCCTGAGAATATCAAATCGATCTTTTTAGCTAACAGGCTGGAGACAATACCATCCCAGGCGGTAGGTTGATGTACAACCTCAAAATCCATCTCCTGAGCAATCCAATCTAAAGCCTCTACATCAAAACCTGTTGGATTGCCTTTTTCATCCACATAGGCATGGGGAGGGTAATCAGCATCAATTCCATTGATATAAATTATTTTCTTTTCTGCACTTATACCCGTTACCATACATATCATTACTAAGACTACCGAACAAGCTACAGTTAAAATGATTCTTTTGCATTTATTCATCAACACTCCTCCATTATTTTATTTATTTTTCTTTAGCTTTGGTAATACAATCTGATAACCATCAGCACCATAATTGAGACATTTTTTTACTCTGCTAATAGTAGCAGAACTGGCACCAGTCTTCTGGGCAATATCTTCATAAATAAAGCCTTCCTTTAACATTCGCGCAACTTCTAAACGTTGACTTAATTCTTGTATCTCATTTATGGTTGCTACATCCTCAAAAAACCTATAGCATTCATCAACATTTTCTAATAGCAGAATGGCTTGAAATAACTGGTCAGTTGTTTCATTTCTCCATCGTGGACGGTAAGTCATAATAATTTACCTCCCTACTTTTTATAAAACATTCCTGAAAGGTTTGTTAATTTCTAATGTTTTTTGTTTTAGTAAAATCTTAAATAATGTTTTAAGGTATTAGATTCTGATACTTTTTTATCAATTTTATCTTTTACAACAAGGCTTACTAAATTCTTTAATGTATTAAATTATTACCTATTTAATTATGTAGCTGATTGTATCATTAGTTAATTAAATTGTCAATATAATAAAATATTTATTAAGGAATTAGATATTAATAAGGTCACTGAGCTACTATTTCATCTCTTTTTTCAGAAAAAAGAATAATTGTATTGAGGCTATCTCAACCAAAAATACAAAGAGGACAATATACACTGTAGAAATATCATATAAAATACCTACCAGTAAACTGCCTAAAAATCCGGCAATCCCATATACTGTGTTAAATAAACCATAAGCAAATCCCCTCTGATTAATACTGGTTATTTCAGCAATAGCAGCCCGCATGATTGTTTCATGAATTCCCAAAACCGCTCCCCAGAGCAGGACCCCTATCAAAGCTAAATAATATCCCTTTGAAAATATAAAAAGAGGAAGCGGAATTGTGATGATGGGTATAATAATGAGAATAATTAGACCAATCCTGTCATATGTCTTGCCAATAAACAAAGCCAACAGGGCATCAACTCCCATTGCCAAGGCATAAAATATCGGGATTTGAACATCAGAAACTACAGATTGCATTTTAAAATGATAAGCAATTAAAGGGAAGTGAGCAAAACCAACCACACTGAAAAAGGTAAATAGGGTATATAACCAAAATATCCTGGGAAGTTTTTTGGTATTATCAGTATTGTTTATAGCTTTTTGGTCAGAAATTTCGAGTTGTTCTGGTAAGGGAACTTTGGATCTTGCTATAGTAAGAATAGTTAAGGTTAAGAAAGTTGGAATCCATAAAATACTAAATCCTTCTCGATAGCTACCGCGGAAAAGAAATACTAAGGAAAAGATTAATGGACCAATAAAAGCTCCAATCTGATCTAATGCTTCATGAATACCAAAACCCCATCCTCTTCCAATCTGCTTGGTAGAATGAGAAAGAATAGCATCCCTGGAAGGAGACCTAATTGCTTTACCAATACGTTCTAAAACAAGCAGGAAAACTGCCAGCTGCCAATTTCTAGTAAAGGCTAATAGGGGAATAGATACCAGTAATCCATAACCAATAACAGTAAAAAACCAATATGATTTAGTGCGATCAGCCAGGTATCCAAAAATCAAGCGTAATCCATAACCTAAAAATTCACCCAGACCTGAAAACAAGCCTACGATACCAGCACTAGCTCCCAGAATGGCTAAATAAGGACCGCTTATACTTCGTGCTCCTTCATAAACTATATCACCAAAAAGACTGACCATTCCCATTAGAAGGATAAATTTGAAAGCTAACTTTTTACTATTATCTATTTCCCTTATCATTTTTTTTCTTCTACTATTAATATTAAATAACTCATCATGCATGGAAAACCATTAGGGAATCACTAAAAGAAAATAAACTTTTTCTTTGCTGCTGTTTTTTAACAGATTTACTGATGGAATAGATTCAGATATTGTCCGTATCCCTCTTTTTCTAAATCTTCTTTAGGTATAAAACGTAATGCTGCCGAATTAATACAATACCGTTGATTAGTTGGAGGAGGGCCATCATCAAAAAGATGCCCCAGGTGAGAATCCGCGTATCTACTTCTAACTTCTATTCTTGCCATCATAAAACTTCTGTCTTCCTTTTTCACAATAAAGTGTTCATCAATTGGTTTAGTAAAACTAGGCCAGCCTGTTCCTGACTCAAATTTATCAGTGGAGCTAAAAAGTGGCTCTCTGGAAACAATGTCTACATATATCCCCTCTTGTTTATTATCCCAGTACTCATTTTGAAATGGTCTTTCTGTGCCGTTTTCTTGAGTAACATAATGTTGTAATGGCGTTAAGATGTCCTTTAATTCTTCTTTCGATGGTTTTTGATAATTATCATCCCATTTTTTTACCATAATTTCTCCTGACCATTTTGTTTTAATATAATCTGCTCTACCAGAACCTGTGTGATACAATTCGTATCCTATAAGATTTTTTTGGTAATAATCTTGATGATATTCTTCTGCTGGATAAAATTCTGTTTGAGGCAATATTTTGGTTACAATCTTCTGGTCAAACTTACCTGAATTTTGTAATTCTTCCTTTGACTGTTCAGCTATAATTTTTTGCTCATCGTTATGGTAGAAAATTGCAGTCTGATACTGACTCCCTCGATCAGCAAATTGTCCACTGCTATCAGTCGGATCAATATTTCTCCAAAAGATAGCTAACAATTCAGCATAAGAAATGACGTTGGGATCAAACACTACTTCCACTGCCTCATAGTGACCTGTTCTTCCGGTAGAGACTTCCTCGTAGGTGGGATTGACCGTGTCGCCTCCAGTATAGCCAGATATTGCCTCTAACACTCCTTCAACTTTTTCAAATGCTGCTTCTATGCACCAGAAACAACCACCAGCGAAGGTAGCCCTCTCGGTTGTTGATTGACTGAAAGCAGTACTATGAGCAGAAAACATTAGCAAAAACATTAGCCCTATTATAATTAGTGTTTTCAGTACCCAGGTAACCTTAAGGCCAGTAATTATGCTATCCCTATAAATATTTCCTTTATCTTGTTTTTTCATATTTTGCTCATCCTCATTTTTTTTACATTATAGCATAAAGAGAAAAAATGAATTATTCTTCATCATTTACATTGAATGGAAGCAAGTTTTGAAGCAAGAAGAGATGAGATAGTTTTTTACTATTTACCTAACATTAGCCTATTATAAAGATCAAGTACTTGATCAGCAACGGTATCAGTGCTGTAGTGCTGCACATTCTGTAAAGCATTTAGAGATAATTTTTGCCTTAACTCTTTATTCTGGATAAGATTCCTCAGTTGTTCAGCAAACTGAGAAACATCATCTTCAACTAAGATACCATTAAATCCATTCCTGATAATATCTACAGCACCAGGAGCCTTTACCGCTAGAACTGGCAGCCCGGAGGCTAAGGCTTCAATAATAACCATACCAAAGGTTTCCGAAGTGGAACTAAAAGCAAATACATCAGCAATCTGATAATAATCTATAACCATTTCTCTATTAATGGCACCAACAAATTTAATCCTCTCAGTTAGTTTTAAGGAATCTGCTAAATTCTTAAGTTGCTTTACTGCTGTTCCTTCTCCCACTACAATAAATTGGAAATTATCAATTTTCTTATCTCGAGTAATGGCTAGTGCTTTAATTATCTTATCTATATTCTTCTCCAGAGATACTCTTCCCACATATAGAATCACTATATCACCCTGAGTTAATTGTAACTCTTTCTTTAGCAATCCAACTTTTTGCTCATTTTTTTTACGAAAGACATTAATATCTATGGCATTGGGTATAACCACAATTTCTTTTTTGATTCTGTAATTGCTAATCATTTCTTTCATAGATTGTGATGGCGTCGTGATAACATCTACCTTATCTGCCAGGTTAAAAATAATCCTTCTAATAGCTTCGTGGGTAATAAGCTGAGGAATGGGAGATACATAATAAGCATATCGTTCATATTGGGTATGGATAGTTAATACTTTAGGAATCTTCAACCTTGCAGCATACATAATTGCTGGCATACTGAGAACAAAGGGGTGATGAAGATGGATAATATCCGGTTTAAATCTGGTAATAACTTGACCTGCTTTCAAAGATAAAGGAATGGCTATGGGGTACTTAACCTTATGGGTTAAGTTAATAGAATGGTATCTGAATATATTTTCTTCTTCATCCTTAAAATCTTCCACTCTCGGAGCAAAAACATAAGTTTCATGACCTTTCTTCTTAAATGCTTCCTTTAAAGATACAATACTACTTACTACCCCGTTAATTAATGGCTTATAGCAATTGGTAAAAAAAGCAATTTTCATATATTCACCAATGATTTTAATATCAAGCTACTCACAACTAATTAGAAGTTTTCTCGCTGCTCTTCATTATTTTTTCCCAGCTATCCCGTAAGGAAACAATTCTGTTAAAAACCAGCTTTTCAGGTGTGGAATCAGGATCTACACAGAAATACCCTTTACGCATAAACTGAAATTTTTCACCAGATAATGTATTTTTTAAACCAGGTTCTACTATGCTGTCTTTTAAGATTTCTATTGATTTAGGATTAAGCAGTTTAATAAAATCTTTATCGCTCTCCTCTTCAGCTTGTTCTTCAATATTATCAAGTAGCAGGTAATCATATAAGCGCATCTCAGCCTTCAGAGCAAATCTGGCAGAAACCCAATGCAAGGTGCTTTTCACCTTACGTTGTGCACCTGGTCGTCCACTCCTGGTTTCCGGATCATAAGTACAGTGCACCTCCTGGATATTGCCGGTTTTTTTATCATGCAGGTAATCGGTACATTTAATGATATAGGCATTCTTTAATCTGACCTCACGTCCCGGTGCCAAGCGATAATATTTAGGAGGAGGATTATCATGAAAATCTTCTCTTTCCATATATAGTACTTTAGAAAAAGGAACTTTTCTGGTGCCAGCAGCAGGATCCTCAGGATTATTTTCGCAATCCATTTCCTCTATCAGGTCTTCCGGATAATTATCAATAATCAATTTTAAAGGATTTAAAACAGCCATCACTCTGGGGGCTTTCTTATTTAAATCTTCCCTGATACAATGTTCTAAAAAGCGAATATCTACCACACTATTAGTCTTTGCAACTCCGATACGATCACAAAAATTACTGATAGCTTCCGGCGTGTAACCCTTTCTTCGTAAACCAGAAATAGTGGGCAGACGAGGATCATCCCAACCTGAAACATAACCATTCTCTACCAGAAATCTCAGCTTTCGTTTACTCATAACCGTGTTACTAAGATTTAAACGAGCGAATTCAATCTGCTGGGGTAGTTCTGTTTTATATAAATTATTTAAAACCCATTCATACAGAGGTCGGTGGTCTTCAAATTCTAAAGTACAAACAGAATGGGTAATCCCTTCATAATAGTCTTC from Atribacterota bacterium carries:
- a CDS encoding MFS transporter, giving the protein MIREIDNSKKLAFKFILLMGMVSLFGDIVYEGARSISGPYLAILGASAGIVGLFSGLGEFLGYGLRLIFGYLADRTKSYWFFTVIGYGLLVSIPLLAFTRNWQLAVFLLVLERIGKAIRSPSRDAILSHSTKQIGRGWGFGIHEALDQIGAFIGPLIFSLVFLFRGSYREGFSILWIPTFLTLTILTIARSKVPLPEQLEISDQKAINNTDNTKKLPRIFWLYTLFTFFSVVGFAHFPLIAYHFKMQSVVSDVQIPIFYALAMGVDALLALFIGKTYDRIGLIILIIIPIITIPLPLFIFSKGYYLALIGVLLWGAVLGIHETIMRAAIAEITSINQRGFAYGLFNTVYGIAGFLGSLLVGILYDISTVYIVLFVFLVEIASIQLFFFLKKEMK
- the msrB gene encoding peptide-methionine (R)-S-oxide reductase MsrB — its product is MFSAHSTAFSQSTTERATFAGGCFWCIEAAFEKVEGVLEAISGYTGGDTVNPTYEEVSTGRTGHYEAVEVVFDPNVISYAELLAIFWRNIDPTDSSGQFADRGSQYQTAIFYHNDEQKIIAEQSKEELQNSGKFDQKIVTKILPQTEFYPAEEYHQDYYQKNLIGYELYHTGSGRADYIKTKWSGEIMVKKWDDNYQKPSKEELKDILTPLQHYVTQENGTERPFQNEYWDNKQEGIYVDIVSREPLFSSTDKFESGTGWPSFTKPIDEHFIVKKEDRSFMMARIEVRSRYADSHLGHLFDDGPPPTNQRYCINSAALRFIPKEDLEKEGYGQYLNLFHQ
- a CDS encoding glycosyltransferase — encoded protein: MKIAFFTNCYKPLINGVVSSIVSLKEAFKKKGHETYVFAPRVEDFKDEEENIFRYHSINLTHKVKYPIAIPLSLKAGQVITRFKPDIIHLHHPFVLSMPAIMYAARLKIPKVLTIHTQYERYAYYVSPIPQLITHEAIRRIIFNLADKVDVITTPSQSMKEMISNYRIKKEIVVIPNAIDINVFRKKNEQKVGLLKKELQLTQGDIVILYVGRVSLEKNIDKIIKALAITRDKKIDNFQFIVVGEGTAVKQLKNLADSLKLTERIKFVGAINREMVIDYYQIADVFAFSSTSETFGMVIIEALASGLPVLAVKAPGAVDIIRNGFNGILVEDDVSQFAEQLRNLIQNKELRQKLSLNALQNVQHYSTDTVADQVLDLYNRLMLGK
- a CDS encoding transporter substrate-binding domain-containing protein is translated as MNKCKRIILTVACSVVLVMICMVTGISAEKKIIYINGIDADYPPHAYVDEKGNPTGFDVEALDWIAQEMDFEVVHQPTAWDGIVSSLLAKKIDLIFSGMSITEERKEKVNFSLPYWSIDQAICVTIDSDLSAIAAFMGDYLVGTQRGCTAAIWIEDNLIATGLFPKERLKLYEGFSLAVQDLLNKRIDAAMMDDVMVEDAIRKGMVIKIVGTIKTGEEYGVAIRKDDNELLDLINEGLKRIMRSPKWEELKAKYFQSE
- a CDS encoding glutamine--tRNA ligase/YqeY domain fusion protein, giving the protein MNSNEISSQETVNFIQAIIDKDKKNNKYGGRAHLRFPPEPNGYLHIGHAKSICLNFGLAEKNNGLCNLRFDDTNPSKEDIEYIDSIIRDVRWLGFDWENRLYYASDYFDRMYQDALTLIKEGKAYVCDLSPERIREYRGNFTEPGKESPYRNRSVEENLSLFQQMKEGKFEDGSRVLRAKIDMNSPNLNMRDPVLYRIIKKSHHRTGDKWCIYPMYDYAHPLEDYYEGITHSVCTLEFEDHRPLYEWVLNNLYKTELPQQIEFARLNLSNTVMSKRKLRFLVENGYVSGWDDPRLPTISGLRRKGYTPEAISNFCDRIGVAKTNSVVDIRFLEHCIREDLNKKAPRVMAVLNPLKLIIDNYPEDLIEEMDCENNPEDPAAGTRKVPFSKVLYMEREDFHDNPPPKYYRLAPGREVRLKNAYIIKCTDYLHDKKTGNIQEVHCTYDPETRSGRPGAQRKVKSTLHWVSARFALKAEMRLYDYLLLDNIEEQAEEESDKDFIKLLNPKSIEILKDSIVEPGLKNTLSGEKFQFMRKGYFCVDPDSTPEKLVFNRIVSLRDSWEKIMKSSEKTSN
- a CDS encoding YerC/YecD family TrpR-related protein — encoded protein: MTYRPRWRNETTDQLFQAILLLENVDECYRFFEDVATINEIQELSQRLEVARMLKEGFIYEDIAQKTGASSATISRVKKCLNYGADGYQIVLPKLKKNK